Within the Dolichospermum compactum NIES-806 genome, the region CTTGAAAATCTGGGGAAATATAAATACTAATTTCCGCTGTGGCATAGTAAGCTGGTCTACCGTAGAATGATTGAAAACTCAACCATCCAGCAATTACACCCTCCGTTTCCATTACCCACAGGGGAAACTTAGAGGGGACTCGTCCTTGAAACCAAGCCAAACGACTTTCCACAGACACAGGTTCTAAATCAGCAGTAGCCATGCGGCTAGGAACAGCAGCGTTGTAAATGGCGACAATGGCGGGTAAATCAGATTCTAGGGCATGGCGGATCATCATTGCGGCTATTTGGGCAAAATTCTTGATAAAATCTTTCCAAATAATACAGCGTTAAGAGGCCATTTATTCGATAATTTTTTAAAACCGGACTTTGTACAACTCGAATAATTCTCCTAATTGTCTTTTGACTATTTTAGCACCCCCAGCTTTAATGGTTTTTTCCCATTCTGTAACAGTTTCGAGAAACACCTCTGCACCCAAATAAGTTTCTAGTACAGCCCAATCTTCCGCTAAAGGCTGTTCGGAATTAAGAATATCAAATACAAAATTTCCCCCTGGTTTTAATACTCGTTTGACTTCGACTAAAACGGCTTGCCAATATTCTAGGGGAAAATAACAACTAAAGCCTGTGGCAATTATTAAATCAAATTGATTTTCAGGATAATTTAAATGGTGGGATGGTCCTAATTTCACACCTTTGAATAATTTTGAATTTAACTGTGAACCGCGAGAGTTAAGACCATCTCTTGCGATATTACTAATTTCTTGTCCATAAAAGAATGCTTGCCAATCTCTCCAAGGATAGATTAAAAAGCTGACACCGCAACCAATATCTAAACAATGTTCGTTTTTTTGAGGTTGAGCAATTTCCCAAAATGGTGAAACTATTCTTTCACTTAATCTACCATTTTTCCATTCTTTATATATTGGCATTTCTTGAACTTCGTCTGGAACTTCAAATTTCTGATTTTGATATTGACGATTAAAGCGATATGCTATTTGTGCAAGTCTCTCTTGCCATTTGTCTGAGGAATAAGTATTCCTTTGATAAGAATTGGGAGGCGGATTTTTAGACATTAATTAGTTTGGTAATGGGTAATTGGTAATTTTATTATTTCTCTTGACTTTGAAACCCCTGAAAGGGCGGGGAAACCCCGCCCCTACTGTCATGCTTTTGCGAGGAGAGGTGCAGCAGCGAGAAGGGTTTGGGTGTAGGGATGTTGGGGGTGGGCAAAGATTTGTTTAGTCTGTCCTAATTCTACTATTTTACCACCATTCATGACGGCGATGCGATCGCACAAAAATCTTGCTAACCACAAATCATGGGTAATAAACAAATAGGTTAAATCAAATTCTGCTTTGAGTTGTAACATCAAATCAAGAACTTGTGTTTGCACGCTGGCATCTAACATACTCACTGGTTCATCACATATTATCAGTTTGGGACGAGTAATTAAAGCTCTGGCTATGGCTACCCGTTGTTGTTGTCCCCCAGACAAATCGGCGGGATAACGGTGATAATATAATTCTGCTGGGGTTAATCCCACTTTTTCCAACATCCATAAAACCTGTTCTTTCGCTTTTTCAGAATTAGCTAAATTGTGAATTAATAAAGGATCTGCTATACTTTGTCCTACCGTCATGGCTGGATTTAAACAAGCATGAGGATCTTGAAAGATCATTTGGATTTGTCTACGGGAAGAACGGATTTCTTGACGGGACAAACTGGTTAATTCCTGTCCTAAAAATTCGACTTTTCCCGATGTGGGACTAATCAATTGTAAGATG harbors:
- a CDS encoding GNAT family N-acetyltransferase, whose translation is MMIRHALESDLPAIVAIYNAAVPSRMATADLEPVSVESRLAWFQGRVPSKFPLWVMETEGVIAGWLSFQSFYGRPAYYATAEISIYISPDFQGRGLGKQLLEKAIQESPNLGLKTLVSFIFAHNQPSLKLFAWFGFQAWGNLPKIADLDGVERDLMILGLRVM
- a CDS encoding class I SAM-dependent methyltransferase, which gives rise to MSKNPPPNSYQRNTYSSDKWQERLAQIAYRFNRQYQNQKFEVPDEVQEMPIYKEWKNGRLSERIVSPFWEIAQPQKNEHCLDIGCGVSFLIYPWRDWQAFFYGQEISNIARDGLNSRGSQLNSKLFKGVKLGPSHHLNYPENQFDLIIATGFSCYFPLEYWQAVLVEVKRVLKPGGNFVFDILNSEQPLAEDWAVLETYLGAEVFLETVTEWEKTIKAGGAKIVKRQLGELFELYKVRF